The following proteins are encoded in a genomic region of Drosophila willistoni isolate 14030-0811.24 chromosome 3R, UCI_dwil_1.1, whole genome shotgun sequence:
- the LOC6651216 gene encoding aminopeptidase N, protein MSRVHIYGAALLLTVLLAATSQAAVVRTFPPFERLLENPNARVAITPRADEDNYRLPNDTIPSHYAIELTTNVHNNGETKFTGIVTITLDVVTETNKIVIHARQLENFTASITRSTGGDSITVKPTYDNTDGREFLVLSFEDETFTLPADSTWLLTINYEGNLRTDNGGFYLSSYTDETGATKYLATTQFESTDARHAFPCYDEPSKRANFTITIKHDPTYNAISNMPIDEEKTTSGVTVFQTTVNMPSYLVAFIVSEFVYTEGELNGLPQRVFSRKGTEHEQEFALTNGMLVEKRLSDYFGVPFALPKLDQAGIPDFAAGAMENWGLATYREEYLLYNTENSTINTQTNIATVEAHEDAHMWFGDLVAIEWWSYLWLKEGFATLFENLAVDLAYPEWDIFQTFHAGSYQSALIYDASPNARPMTYFVQKPAEIALLYDSVSYAKAGSVLDMWRHALTNTVFQRGLHNYLTFNQYKAANESHLFDAIALAAREENHAVPALIVDMLASWTNQGGVPLLTVERNYNDGTFTIKQEAYTNDKDYESSKLWYIPFNFAIQSNPDFRNTEATHYLVKEAEISVNETGLTAADWLILNKQSTGYYRINYDSENWRLITEGLINRPHKISPRNRAQLISDLYRFATSGRVPHATLLNLLTYLPNEDQYAPWSAANTVITLFNRYLSGDSEYKNFQFFVRELVNQQFDKFGVNDLKGEQHLVKYTRNVLISIACLGGLESCLTDTTAKLQALVDDGTAIEPNLQSQVYCNGLKKASDDVFDFVYNKLMDSNDQAERRLLISALGCAGDANQLKKFVSSSIDESNGLRTQERYTLLSPTYSRGEVGLLTSIEFLLENWEKYGSLNAGFGGVNPLHSDIVSMSAYVVNDNQKEKLQELVDTVKGSEYVSDTLQASVDANVNANTEWLTENREPLMTWVSSYRAGSAALSTSIFALVLCLFTAKLL, encoded by the exons ATGAGTCGCGTTCACATCTATGGAGCGGCTTTGCTCCTGACCGTGCTGCTGGCAGCAACATCACAGGCAGCTGTGGTACGGACATTTCCACCATTCGAACGTCTCCTGGAGAATCCTAATGCCCGTGTGGCCATAACACCACGTGCCGATGAGGATAACTACCGTCTGCCCAACGACACAATTCCGAGTCACTATGCCATCGAGCTGACAACTAATGTCCATAACAATGGCGAGACCAAATTCACTGGAATCGTTACAATCACTTTGGATGTTGTGACCGAAACCAATAAAATTGTGATACATGCTCGTCAGTTGGAGAATTTCACGGCCTCCATAACTCGGTCAACTGGTGGAGATTCTATCACAGTTAAGCCCACATACGATAATACTGATGGACGAGAGTTCCTCGTACTCTCATTTGAAGATGAAACCTTCACTTTGCCAGCCGACTCAACCTGGTTATTGACCATCAACTATGAAGGAAATCTACGCACAGACAACGGCGGTTTCTATCTCTCTTCGTACACAGATGAAACTGGTGCTACCAAATATTTGGCTACCACCCAATTTGAGAGTACAGATGCCCGTCATGCATTCCCATGCTACGATGAGCCATCAAAGCGTGCCAATTTCACCATTACCATTAAGCACGATCCAACCTATAACGCCATTAGCAATATGCCAATCGATGAAGAGAAGACTACCTCCGGTGTCACTGTCTTCCAGACCACTGTAAACATGCCCAGTTATTTGGTTGCTTTTATTGTTTCCGAATTTGTGTATACGGAGGGAGAACTGAATGGCCTGCCTCAGCGTGTTTTCTCTCGCAAGGGCACCGAACATGAACAAGAATTCGCTCTGACCAATGGAATGCTTGTGGAGAAACGCTTATCCGATTACTTTGGTGTGCCATTCGCTCTACCAAAACTCGATCAGGCTGGTATTCCTGATTTTGCTGCTGGCGCCATGGAGAACTGGGGTCTGGCCACCTATCGTGAGGAATATCTATTGTACAATACTGAGAACTCGACTATTAATACTCAAACAAATATTGCCACCGTTGAGGCTCATGAGGATGCTCATATGTGGTTCGGTGATCTTGTTGCCATTGAATGGTGGAGCTACTTGTGGCTTAAGGAGGGTTTCGCAACACTCTTTGAGAATTTGGCTGTCGATTTG GCCTATCCAGAGTGGGACATTTTCCAAACCTTCCATGCTGGCTCTTATCAAAGTGCTTTGATCTATGATGCCAGTCCGAATGCTCGTCCCATGACCTACTTTGTTCAGAAACCCGCTGAGATTGCTCTACTCTATGACTCTGTGTCGTATGCCAAGGCCGGATCTGTTTTGGATATGTGGCGTCATGCCCTGACCAATACCGTCTTCCAACGTGGTCTCCACAACTATCTAACGTTTAA ccAATACAAGGCCGCCAATGAGTCTCATTTGTTTGATGCCATTGCTTTGGCTGCCCGTGAGGAGAACCATGCTGTGCCAGCACTTATTGTAGATATGTTAGCCAGCTGGACAAATCAGGGTGGTGTCCCACTTTTAACCGTGGAACGCAACTACAATGATGGCACGTTCACTATCAAACAGGAGGCCTACACTAATGACAAGGATTACGAGAGTAGCAAACTTTGGTATATACCCTTCAATTTTGCCATTCAATCGAATCCCGATTTCCGCAACACCGAGGCTACTCACTATCTGGTTAAGGAAGCTGAAATAAGCGTCAATGAGACAGGATTGACTGCTGCAGATTGGCTTATTTTGAACAAGCAAAGCACAGGATACTATCGCATTAACTACGATAGTGAGAACTGGCGTCTAATCACTGAAGGACTAATTAATCGCCCACATAAGATTTCGCCACGTAACCGTGCTCAGTTGATCAGCGATCTGTACCGTTTCGCCACCAGCGGACGTGTGCCACATGCAACATTGTTGAATCTTCTTACTTACTTGCCTAATGAGGATCAATATGCACCCTGGTCGGCTGCTAACACTGTAATCACATTGTTCAATCGTTATCTTAGCGGAGATTCAGAGTACAAGAACTTCCAATTCTTTGTTCGGGAATTGGTTAACCAACAGTTTGATAAGTTCGGAGTGAATGATCTAAAGGGTGAACAGCATCTGGTTAAGTACACACGCAATGTACTAATCAGCATTGCCTGCCTGGGCGGTCTAGAGAGCTGCTTAACTGATACCACAGCTAAATTGCAGGCTCTGGTCGATGATGGCACAGCCATTGAGCCCAATTTGCAGTCTCAAGTCTACTGCAATGGCCTAAAGAAGGCCAGTGATGATGTTTTCGATTTTGTGTACAACAAACTGATGGATTCCAATGATCAGGCCGAACGTCGTTTGCTTATCTCTGCACTGGGCTGTGCTGGAGATGCTAACCAATTGAAGAAGTTCGTATCGAGCAGCATTGACGAAAGCAACGGCCTTCGTACCCAAGAGCGTTACACACTCCTCAGCCCGACCTATTCCCGCGGCGAAGTTGGTCTACTGACCTCCATTGAGTTCCTGTTGGAAAACTGGGAGAAATATGGTTCGTTGAATGCTGGTTTCGGTGGTGTCAATCCACTCCACTCTGATATTGTGTCCATGTCTGCCTATGTGGTAAACGATAATCAGAAAGAAAAACTCCAGGAACTTGTAGATACTGTAAAGGGATCCGAATATGTATCAGACACTCTGCAAGCTAGCGTCGACGCCAATGTCAATGCTAATACCGAGTGGTTGACCGAAAATCGGGAACCACTTATGACTTGGGTCTCTAGCTATCGTGCCGGAAGCGCCGCCCTGAGCACATCCATTTTTGCATTGGTCCTGTGCCTTTTCACCGCTAAATTGTTGTAG
- the LOC6651217 gene encoding aminopeptidase N: MAKWLLNSCLLLLLGAVSLQAGLIIPHTDVEQIETKGYQVITPRVDDNSPDNYRLPNNSIPVSYNVELWTNVHEGDTNFNGTVKIDIQIVEASVNITLHARQTSNFVATIIDRDNATATEINLEVDASDTTREFLVLSAEGLTFDPNTNWTLTIKYTGLLRLDMGGFYMSSYTENNTVHYLATTQFESTNARHAFPCYDEPSKRATFTITIKHDPSYTAISNMPVNETTSSSGITGFQTTPIMSTYLVAFIVSDFESTGGELNGLPQRVFSRKGKQDQQEWALWSGLVVESSLASYFGVPFALPKLDQAGIPDFSAGAMENWGLATYREQYMWWTKEESTINLKTNIANIIGHEYTHMWFGDLVSVKWWTYLWQKEGFATLFSYESNDIAFPEWDTYQIFHVADYHSALMNDAGENAVPMTHYVQTPNEISNRYNTYSYAKPASVLYTFKNAWTDKVFRLGVHKYLDQHKFTSCDEWDLFASFQEAADELNFALPASVADIFSSWSHQAGYPLLTVERNYDSGSFTVKQQRYVEDKNATNDKTWYVPINYVTASQSDYRDTSASNYLLNTAELTINAQIDSSDFLLLNKQSAYYQRVLYDQQNYDLIAQALLETPYKFHPRNRAQLIAETYRFAATGRLSQSTFLQIVAYLKNEDQYAPWSFANSIFPTYDQYLRGDDQYEHFRLYVVELVEDIFDKIGVHESTGEHYLNKYLRVVLINLACQVGTPACYEQTHQKLKEFQQQGIAIEPTIRTQVYCGGLRQAEDSTFNQVLSDLFASTVSTDRSLFISSLGCSQTAEQIERFISSSIDTSNSLTNAERTTLLNSAYSRGEVGITESLKFLESNWEAYANVYPESTGKPLDAALRGIATYVVSETQKTRLENLVEEVKAHGPAYVNDDLSEIITARIDANFAWLNEHRDSVINWLVSYRTSGSSALTTSLTTFMAAALTLLLCKVF, encoded by the exons ATGGCAAAGTGGCTACTAAACTCCTGTCTGCTGCTTCTATTGGGAGCAGTCAGTCTACAGGCTGGACTTATAATCCCTCATACTGACGTTGAACAAATCGAAACGAAAGGATATCAAGTGATTACACCACGGGTGGATGATAATAGTCCGGATAACTATAGATTACCGAATAACTCGATACCCGTGTCCTATAATGTGGAACTCTGGACAAATGTTCATGAGGGTGATACCAACTTCAATGGCACAGTTAAGATCGACATACAGATTGTTGAAGCCTCCGTAAACATTACGTTGCATGCACGTCAAACATCAAACTTTGTAGCAACAATTATCGATAGAGACAATGCAACTGCTACGGAGATTAATCTGGAAGTTGACGCTTCTGATACAACTCGCGAATTTTTGGTCCTGTCAGCTGAGGGTTTGACATTTGATCCTAATACTAATTGGACTTTGACTATTAAATACACGGGTCTTTTACGCCTAGATATGGGAGGATTCTACATGTCAAGCTATACTGAAAATAACACAGTGCA TTACTTGGCAACGACCCAGTTTGAAAGCACCAACGCCCGTCATGCCTTCCCTTGCTACGATGAGCCCTCTAAACGTGCCACTTTCACCATAACCATTAAGCATGATCCATCCTACACAGCCATCAGCAACATGCCCGTTAATGAGACTACCAGCAGCTCTGGTATTACTGGATTCCAAACTACGCCTATCATGTCCACTTATTTGGTGGCATTTATTGTTTCGGACTTTGAATCGACCGGCGGAGAACTGAATGGACTGCCCCAGCGCGTATTCTCTCGCAAGGGCAAACAAGATCAACAGGAATGGGCTCTATGGTCGGGTCTAGTTGTAGAATCGAGTCTGGCTTCATACTTTGGTGTTCCCTTTGCTTTACCAAAACTGGATCAGGCTGGAATCCCTGATTTCTCAGCCGGTGCCATGGAAAACTGGGGTCTGGCTACCTATAGGGAACAATATATGTGGTGGACCAAAGAGGAATCAACGATCAATCTAAAGACGAATATAGCCAACATTATTGGACATGAGTACACGCACATGTGGTTCGGCGATTTGGTCTCTGTCAAATGGTGGACATACCTATGGCAGAAAGAGGGATTTGCCACACTATTCTCCTATGAATCGAATGATATTGCATTCCCCGAATGGGACACATACCAAATCTTCCATGTGGCCGACTATCACAGTGCATTAATGAATGATGCCGGCGAAAATGCGGTGCCCATGACACATTATGTTCAGACGCCCAATGAAATTTCAAATCGTTATAATACATATTCGTATGCCAAGCCAGCCAGTGTACTATATACGTTTAAGAATGCATGGACCGATAAGGTTTTCCGCCTAGGTGTACACAAATACCTCGATCAGCA taAATTCACATCGTGCGATGAATGGGATTTGTTTGCTTCATTCCAAGAGGCAGCCGATGAATTGAATTTCGCTCTACCCGCATCAGTTGCCGACATCTTCTCCTCTTGGTCACATCAGGCTGGTTATCCACTCCTTACTGTGGAGCGTAACTACGATAGCGGCAGTTTCACAGTGAAACAGCAACGCTATGTCGAGGATAAGAATGCAACCAATGACAAGACGTGGTATGTGCCCATCAATTATGTGACTGCGTCCCAATCGGATTATCGCGATACAAGCGCCTCAAACTATTTGCTTAATACGGCCGAGTTAACGATTAATGCTCAGATAGACAGCAGTGACTTTTTGTTGCTTAACAAACAGTCTGCTTATTATCAGCGAGTTCTTTATGATCAGCAGAACTATGATCTTATTGCTCAAGCTCTGTTGGAAACGCCTTACAAGTTCCATCCAAGGAATCGCGCCCAATTGATTGCTGAGACATATCGTTTCGCTGCCACTGGACGTCTAAGTCAGTCCACATTCCTACAGATAGTGGCTTATTTGAAAAATGAAGATCAGTATGCACCTTGGTCATTTGCCAATAGCATATTCCCAACATATGACCAATATTTGCGTGGTGACGACCAGTATGAACACTTCCGTTTGTATGTTGTGGAACTGGTTGAGGACATATTCGACAAGATTGGAGTCCACGAATCAACTGGCGAGCATTATCTGAACAAGTACCTTCGAGTTGTACTCATCAATTTGGCCTGCCAAGTGGGTACTCCGGCTTGCTATGAACAAACCCACCAGAAACTTAAGGAATTCCAGCAGCAGGGTATCGCAATTGAGCCAACAATTCGCACCCAAGTCTATTGTGGTGGTCTGCGACAGGCGGAGGATTCTACCTTTAATCAAGTCTTGTCAGATCTATTTGCTTCCACCGTCTCCACTGATCGTTCGCTATTTATCTCATCGCTGGGTTGTTCCCAAACAGCAGAACAGATTGAGAGATTCATCAGCAGTTCCATTGACACTAGCAACAGTTTGACCAATGCCGAGCGCACTACTCTACTCAATTCCGCCTATTCAAGGGGTGAAGTCGGCATCACGGAAAGTCTGAAGTTCCTTGAATCGAACTGGGAGGCATATGCCAATGTTTACCCAGAATCAACTGGAAAACCATTGGATGCAGCACTGCGTGGCATCGCTACCTATGTAGTTAGCGAGACACAGAAAACTAGA CTGGAAAATCTGGTCGAGGAAGTAAAGGCCCATGGTCCAGCTTATGTCAACGATGACTTGAGTGAAATAATTACCGCCAGAATAGATGCCAATTTTGCTTGGCTAAACGAACATCGCGATTCAGTGATCAATTGGTTGGTTTCCTACCGGACGAGCGGAAGTTCTGCCCTAACCACATCCTTGACTACATTTATGGCCGCCGCATTGACTCTCCTATTATGCAAAgtattttaa
- the LOC6651218 gene encoding endoplasmic reticulum aminopeptidase 1, with the protein MPESRAIVLYWAVILTLLTLWLELGVAGTLPTHHRPLRLPNETYPLSYQLHINSSIHMGNFLFNGNATIDIEIRQSTNEIVLHAKNLSDFRITVLRLNDDAAAIGAGAAEFELVDDLTHTFDSHGSFLVIYPFENYQAFEAGQRYRVEILYTGEMQKKARGLYWMTYENELDNRTVYVAATQSEPTYARMIFPCYDEPAIKSNFSIRLTHSGNYIAISNMPVKELIRHNADLTTTSFLPTPPMSTYLVAFVISDFEHISTSYRGITQSVYSSPTLKEKGQYALKNAVLTVSALEDYFSISYPLEKLDHVALNKNFGAAMENWGLITYKEDNLLSQEKGDLFKRVKDKITQNHEIVHQWFGNLVSPEWWSYAWMNEGFASYFSYVITDMLYPELKVMDFFADSEADRAYSYNSFLDVRPMTSYVETEAEIVSAFDIITYKRAACVIKMFHHAFHRKTFVSGISGFLSKYQYSVANELNLFDCLQTAVLQDGQFPHQLWTHKVREIMLSWTHSEWMPIVSVIRNYQNNTITFRQRSIHSKSEHWWIPLNFATTQQPSFEQTHAEYFMPPQTQHTISLEDLKLQLNGSDWLIVNKQQTGFYHVHYDNENLQAIARQLQTDHTQIHPVNRAALIQDINSLIEHNAIESMNVVLEMLKYMEFEQDLRPWKSVSDTIPILQKNLFGTPSYTMFLQFVRRLVTPMFKSLFGETNGGQVNETVFESGEIIIHIACAVDLAECLDYTHRQAMEYFFNKVHIDNYNIYDTMLCFGTKYLNDDEFEQALKMLQSIERESAYADDMLYSLRCIQSHSHLLHYLEFLMGENSTHHALNDNEAMMYLPFLYKSNLEGRSVIWQFIDRNYKLLCRSPTFVEHFNEIAEFLPQHQRAYFETLREKIATHLRHESLNSRDILINSNSNNVGKKMRNSELFLEKFEHEIHKWLLNEIPQSEDVFAASLSVSNGSSRSEGVLQTANRLVQRALHSNILL; encoded by the exons ATGCCGGAATCTCGTGCTATAGTATTGTACTGGGCTGTGATTCTGACCCTACTGACCCTATGGCTGGAACTTGGTGTTGCAGGAACATTACCCACTCATCACCGTCCACTACGATTGCCCAATGAGACGTATCCATTGAGCTATCAATTGCATATCAATAGCAGCATACATATGGGAAATTTTCTATTTAACGGAAATGCCACCATTGACATCGAGATTAGACAGTCGACAAACGAAATTGTGCTACACGCAAAGAACTTGAGTGATTTTCGGATTACAGTGCTACGTCTcaatgatgatgctgctgccaTTGGCGCCGGCGCCGCCGAATTTGAACTTGTTGATGATCTTACGCACACGTTTGATTCGCATGGCAGTTTTCTGGTGATATATCCATTTGAGAATTATCAAGCCTTTGAGGCGGGTCAACGCTATAGAGTCGAAATACTCTATACAGGTGAAATGCAAAAGAAAGCTAGAGGATTATATTGGATGACCTATGAAAATGAATTGGATAATCGTACTGT ATACGTAGCCGCTACACAATCGGAACCCACATATGCACGTATGATCTTTCCGTGCTACGATGAGCCCGCCATTAAATCGAACTTTAGCATCAGGCTAACACATAGTGGCAATTATATAGCCATATCCAATATGCCAGTTAAAGAATTAATACGTCACAA TGCTGATCTAACAACCACTTCGTTTCTACCTACACCGCCGATGTCCACGTATCTGGTGGCCTTTGTTATATCCGATTTTGAGCACATCTCCACAAGCTATCGTGGGATAACACAAAGTGTGTACTCATCGCCCACATTGAAAGAGAAGGGCCAATATGCCCTCAAGAATGCTGTGCTAACAGTGTCTGCTTTAGAGGATTACTTTAGCATTAGTTATCCATTGGAGAAACTCGATCATGTTGCATTGAATAAGAATTTTGGTGCTGCTATGGAAAACTGGGGACTCATCACATACAAAGAGGACAATTTGTTGTCACAGGAGAAGGGTGATTTGTTCAAACGGGTAAAGGATAAGATAACACAAAATCATGAGATAGTCCATCAATGGTTTGGTAATCTTGTATCACCCGAATGGTGGTCTTACGCCTGGATGAATGAGGGTTTTGCCTCATACTTTTCCTATGTGATCACGGATATG CTATATCCCGAGCTTAAGGTCATGGATTTCTTTGCCGACTCTGAGGCTGATCGTGCCTATAGCTATAATAGTTTTCTCGATGTACGACCAATGACTTCCTATGTGGAGACGGAAGCAGAAATTGTCAGTGCCTTTGATATTATCACATATAAGCGTGCCGCTTGcgtaattaaaatgtttcatcACGCATTCCATCGAAAGACCTTTGTGAGCGGCATTAGTGGTTTTCTTAGCAAATA CCAATACAGTGTGGCCAATGAGCTGAATCTATTCGATTGTCTGCAAACAGCAGTACTTCAGGACGGTCAGTTTCCACATCAGTTATGGACGCATAAAGTGCGTGAAATAATGTTATCATGGACACACAGCGAATGGATGCCAATTGTATCTGTGATACGTAATTATCAGAATAACACAATCACATTTCGTCAACGTTCGATCCATTCGAAAAGCGAACACTGGTGGATACCCTTGAATTTTGCTACCACCCAGCAGCCAAGCTTTGAGCAGACCCATGCCGAATACTTTATGCCACCCCAGACGCAGCACACCATTAGCCTGGAGGACCTGAAGCTGCAGCTTAATGGGAGTGATTGGTTGATTGTTAACAAACAGCAGACAGGATTCTATCATGTGCACTATGATAATGAAAATCTGCAGGCTATTGCTCGACAATTGCAGACGGATCATACACAAATACATCCTGTGAATCGAGCCGCACTGATTCAGGATATAAATTCTTTAATAGAGCACAATGCGATTGAATCAATGAATGTGGTTCTTGAAATGCTCAAGTATATGGAATTCGAACAGGATCTAAGGCCTTGGAAAAGTGTTTCCGATACAATACCGATTTTGCAAAAGAATTTATTTGGCACCCCCTCCTACACAATGTTTTTGCAGTTTGTAAGACGTCTGGTCACACCCATGTTCAAGAGCCTGTTCGGGGAGACAAATGGAGGACAGGTTAACGAAACTGTTTTTGAGAGCGGCGAAATAATAATTCATATAGCTTGTGCAGTAGATTTAGCCGAGTGCCTGGACTACACCCATCGACAGGCAATGGAATACTTTTTCAATAAGGTCCACATCGACAACTACAACATATACGACACTATGCTCTGCTTTGGCacgaaatatttaaatgatgATGAGTTTGAACAAGCCTTAAAAATGCTACAGAGTATTGAACGAGAATCTGCTTATGCCGATGATATGCTCTACTCACTCCGTTGCATTCAAAGTCATAGTCATTTACTTCACTATCTGGAATTCTTAATGGGTGAAAATTCAACTCATCATGCACTTAACGACAACGAGGCTATGATGTATCTACCGTTTCtttataaatcaaatttggAGGGACGTTCAGTAATTTGGCAATTTATTGATCGTAACTACAAGTTGCTTTGTAGATCGCCCACATTTGTGGAACATTTCAATGAGATAGCCGAGTTTCTGCCCCAACATCAGAGGGCCTAC tTTGAAACATTGCGTGAAAAGATCGCCACACATTTGCGACATGAAAGTCTCAATTCAAGGGACATTCTCATCAATAGCAATTCCAATAACGTGGGCAAAAAGATGCGAAACAGTGAACTATTTCTGGAGAAATTTGAACATGAGATCCATAAATGGCTGTTAAATGAGATTCCTCAATCGGAAGATGTATTCGCAGCGTCGCTAAGTGTGAGCAATGGTTCGAGTCGATCGGAAGGTGTTTTACAGACGGCCAATCGTCTGGTACAAAGGGCATTGCATTCTAACATATTGTTATAG
- the LOC111519440 gene encoding uncharacterized protein LOC111519440, with protein sequence MLIGQIAFLLLACSYAVYGRQDTPSGKSLSCQQNGGYCQTHWECCSGKCMTYQYVCAALAAPPTYQTEKPSQSLCQRNWHYCEHDGDCCSAKCIPFYNICAAGNSYPFPYINPNSLQQNSLINSPKDELQIVTLATENKISTNPRPSPSPSDSKEKATSLYEIVVNKPATTAKPRQCHQIGEECYTSDQCCSQRCLFYSHKCVH encoded by the exons ATGTTGATCGGACAAATTGCCTTTTTGCTGCTCGCTTGCAGTTATGCGGTCTATGGACGTCAGGATACACCCAGTGGAAAGAGCCTTTCGTGCCAACAAAATGGGGGATAT TGTCAAACTCATTGGGAATGCTGCTCTGGAAAATGTATGACCTATCAATATGTTTGCGCTGCCCTTGCAGCTCCACCTACTTATCAGACTGAAAAACCCTCACAATCTCTATGTCAACGCAACTGGCACTAT tgtgaACATGATGGTGACTGTTGTTCTGCGAAATGTATTCCATTCTATAATATTTGTGCTGCAGGAAATTCATATCCCTTTCCCTACATAAATCCAAACTCTTTGCAACAGAATTCACTAATCAATTCGCCTAAAGACGAGTTGCAGATTGTCACTTTAGCCACTGAAAACAAAATCAGCACCAATCCCAGACCAAGCCCCAGCCCCAGCGACAGCAAAGAGAAAGCAACTAGTTTATATGAGATTGTTGTTAACAAGCCGGCAACAACAGCCAAGCCCAGGCAATGTCATCAAATTGGCGAAGAG TGCTATACAAGTGACCAGTGCTGTAGTCAACGATGCCTATTCTATTCACATAAATGCGTACACTGA
- the LOC6651220 gene encoding eukaryotic translation initiation factor 4E1 isoform X1, translating to MYSRMKTFGKRTGKNGASSDSTTPTPTPTTEVNSETSEQQSTQDESTSVQESEVDEAAPSKHPLQNTWTMWYLENDRNKSWEDMQNEITSVEFVENFWSLYNHIKPPSEIKMGSDYSLFKKGIRPMWEDAANKQGGRWLITVHKNSKSELDNLWLDVLLCLIGEGFDHTDEICGAVVNIRNKSNKISIWTANGMNEQAALEIGQKLRDSLHLGRYTLQYQLHKDSMVKQGSSVKSIYNL from the exons atgtacag TAGAATGAAGACCTTTGGCAAACGTACTGGCAAGAATGGAGCCTCTTCCGATTCGAcgacaccaacaccaacaccaacaacggAAGTGAACTCTGAAACATCAGAACAACAGAGTACACAGGATGAGTCAACTTCAGTTCAGGAGTCTGAGGTCGATGAGGCAGCTCCGAGTAAACATCCATTGCAGAATACATGGACCATGTGGTATTTGGAAAATGACCGCAATAAATCCTGGGAAGATATGCAAAATGAAATTACCAGTGTCGAATTCGTTGAAAATTTCTGGAGTCTATACAATCACATTAAGCCGCCATCTGAAATCAAAATGGGTAGCGATTATTCGCTTTTCAAGAAGGGCATACGTCCAATGTGGGAAGATGCCGCCAATAAGCAAGGCGGTCGTTGGCTTATCACTGTCCATAAGAATTCCAAAAGCGAATTGGATAACTTGTGGCTGGATGTGTTGCTGTGCCTGATTGGTGAGGGATTCGATCATACCGATGAGATTTGTGGCGCTGTTGTCAATATACGAAACAAGagcaataaaatttcaatatggACAGCCAATGGTATGAATGAGCAGGCCGCTCTCGAAATAGGACAAAAGTTGCGTGATTCCTTACATCTGGGCCGTTATACATTGCAATATCAATTGCACAAGGATTCCATGGTCAAACAGGGATCGTCTGTGAAATCGATTTACAATTTGTAA
- the LOC6651220 gene encoding eukaryotic translation initiation factor 4E1 isoform X2, with product MKTFGKRTGKNGASSDSTTPTPTPTTEVNSETSEQQSTQDESTSVQESEVDEAAPSKHPLQNTWTMWYLENDRNKSWEDMQNEITSVEFVENFWSLYNHIKPPSEIKMGSDYSLFKKGIRPMWEDAANKQGGRWLITVHKNSKSELDNLWLDVLLCLIGEGFDHTDEICGAVVNIRNKSNKISIWTANGMNEQAALEIGQKLRDSLHLGRYTLQYQLHKDSMVKQGSSVKSIYNL from the coding sequence ATGAAGACCTTTGGCAAACGTACTGGCAAGAATGGAGCCTCTTCCGATTCGAcgacaccaacaccaacaccaacaacggAAGTGAACTCTGAAACATCAGAACAACAGAGTACACAGGATGAGTCAACTTCAGTTCAGGAGTCTGAGGTCGATGAGGCAGCTCCGAGTAAACATCCATTGCAGAATACATGGACCATGTGGTATTTGGAAAATGACCGCAATAAATCCTGGGAAGATATGCAAAATGAAATTACCAGTGTCGAATTCGTTGAAAATTTCTGGAGTCTATACAATCACATTAAGCCGCCATCTGAAATCAAAATGGGTAGCGATTATTCGCTTTTCAAGAAGGGCATACGTCCAATGTGGGAAGATGCCGCCAATAAGCAAGGCGGTCGTTGGCTTATCACTGTCCATAAGAATTCCAAAAGCGAATTGGATAACTTGTGGCTGGATGTGTTGCTGTGCCTGATTGGTGAGGGATTCGATCATACCGATGAGATTTGTGGCGCTGTTGTCAATATACGAAACAAGagcaataaaatttcaatatggACAGCCAATGGTATGAATGAGCAGGCCGCTCTCGAAATAGGACAAAAGTTGCGTGATTCCTTACATCTGGGCCGTTATACATTGCAATATCAATTGCACAAGGATTCCATGGTCAAACAGGGATCGTCTGTGAAATCGATTTACAATTTGTAA